ACTTGTAATCGGTTAGCTGACTGTCAAACAAACAAAAGCCGTCATGATGCTTAGCCGTCATTACAGCGTATTTCATCCCGGCCTGCTTGGCTATCCTCGCCCAAGCTCGCGGGTCATAAAGGTCTGGATTAAATTCATCGAAATAAACCTGATAATCTTCCAACGTCATTTTTTCCTGGCTTCGTACCCATTCGTCTCTTGCCGGAATTGCATACAGTCCCCAATGAATGAACATCCCAAACCGGTCGTGTAAGAACCACTGGGTACGTTCCGTTCTTTGTTCAACAATACTTCTATTCATACCAGCACCCCTTCATTTATCTTTCATACCAGTATCCAGAAACTCCCCGTTCAAGACGCATCAAAGCCTCAAGGTAGTAATAATCTCCCCATATTACGAAGTCGTCTGGAGAATGCCCATGACGTACGCTGTAAGAGCCGCGCCGGAGAAACCCTTCCGCATCCGGATCGCCGATCGTTGAATACCGCTCCACCAGAGACTCCATAGAGCGCTCCATCCATTGCTGGAAATAGTCCCGTTCCGGGTCATTCGTTTCCAGATGACTCAGCAGCTCGTGCAATCCCGCGCAGACGATAGCGGAAGCGGAACTGTCGCGCGGCGTACCGGCGTCGACTGGCGCATTCAGATCCCAATAGGCGACGCGATCCTCCGGTAGATGCTCCAGAAAATAGCGAGCCAGCCGTTTGGATGTTTCCAAGAATAGCTTAATTCCGGTATAACGGTACGATAAAGCGAAGCCGTAAACGCCCCATGCCTGCCCCCGAGTCCATGTCGATCCGTTGTGAAAGCCTTGATGGGTTGAGCCGCCGATGGGGACCCCCGTCAACTGATCGAAGGAGAACGTATGATACGAGGAATCATCGCCTCGGACCAGATACCTTCTGCTCTTCTCCGCTTGGATCATTGCTCTCTCGCGATAGCAAATATCTCCGGTTACATCCGATGCCCAATAAAGCAAGGGAAGATTCAACAGGCAGTCTATAATAATGCGGCCTCCTTCTACCTCATCGCCCTCCTTCCCCCAAGCCTGAATCAACTGCGACGGTTCACGCCAACGCTTCATTAATTTATCCGTAGCGCTAATCGTCAGTCTCTTCGCCTCTTCATTCTTCTCGAGAATCCATTGAGCCTTGGTGGACAGCGAAAATAGAAAGCCGATGTCATGATGATCTAAAGAGATATACTGCTGCAAACGATGGCGGAAGCTTTCGATTTGTTTGATCGCAGCATTGCGATAAACCTCATCCTGTGTGTATTCATAACAGAGCCAGTTGATTCCCGTCCAAAATCCGTTTGTCCACTCATTGTTTGGGTTCAAATTTTGAGTATAACCGCCGCCATTGACCCCGACATGGGGAAACTGATCTCCGAATCGAGCAATATTGGCTCTAGTTTTCTCAACTGCATCCTCTATCGCTTTATTCCACATCCGTCCTAACCCCTCTTCATTCAAGTTAGTGCCTATATTCGCTTGGAGTCACTCCGTTATACTTTTTGAACACCTTCGAGAAATAAGTTCGATCCGAATAACCCAATTTCATGGAGATCACTTCGATCTTGCCCGCATCGTTCTTGATCATCTGCGCCGCCATATCCATCTTCAGACTATGTACATAATCCGTGAAATTCATGCCGGTTAATTTCTTAAAATACCGGGAGAAGTAATTCGGATTCAGAAATAGGTGACTTGCCATCGTAACAGCTGTAATATTCTCCGATATGTGCTCTATCACATAATCTTCAATAACTTTCAGCCTGGGTGTTTTCGAGAACATCATGACGGAATCTGCCGTCGGTCCCATGACATGCTCAATCCGCATATGAATCAGCTCCAGCGACTCTTCGATTCTTCCAGCATGCAAGAAATAGTAATGAAAGGATTCTGATTCTCCCTGATAACCGAGCTCAAATTCAATCATACGAATCATTTGCGAGCATTCCGAACGCCCCCTAGAGGGCGATACCCGGCTTTCCTTCATTTCTGCCAGCGATTTATCGAACAAATCCAGTAGCAACTTCGGGTTTCCTTCCCTCGCAGCAGCCAAGAATGACGCTCTTACGCCTGTCGTCATATGGGGTGTTCTGAGCCACTCGGCCGGCTTCCAATCCTGCATGACAGCTGAGGAGACCGAATCGTAATACAGATCTGAATCATACTGCTTCAGGCGGGAATGAATCGAACCGATCGATTTAACGCCTTGGAACGGATTGCTGACGACAACCCGTATTCGAACCTTGATATACTGCTGAACCGCTCTATGAACTTGATCTATATATCGACCGAATCGTTCACACGCATTTACAGCAAGATTCTTCTCGTAATTATAGATCAGCAGAATCGTTCCATCTTCGTCTTGAAACACTGACATTCCGTCAATGGCCAAAGCTAAATTTTCGGCAATATTATAAAGAGCGAACCGGATCGGCGGAAGATCCTTGAAGCTGTAGCGCGCCGCGAATGAAGCGTAATCGAACATGCCATGCGCCATCAGAAAGTCGCTTTTTTTCCATACAACCCCTATTCTTA
The window above is part of the Paenibacillus lutimineralis genome. Proteins encoded here:
- a CDS encoding glycoside hydrolase family 88 protein; translated protein: MWNKAIEDAVEKTRANIARFGDQFPHVGVNGGGYTQNLNPNNEWTNGFWTGINWLCYEYTQDEVYRNAAIKQIESFRHRLQQYISLDHHDIGFLFSLSTKAQWILEKNEEAKRLTISATDKLMKRWREPSQLIQAWGKEGDEVEGGRIIIDCLLNLPLLYWASDVTGDICYRERAMIQAEKSRRYLVRGDDSSYHTFSFDQLTGVPIGGSTHQGFHNGSTWTRGQAWGVYGFALSYRYTGIKLFLETSKRLARYFLEHLPEDRVAYWDLNAPVDAGTPRDSSASAIVCAGLHELLSHLETNDPERDYFQQWMERSMESLVERYSTIGDPDAEGFLRRGSYSVRHGHSPDDFVIWGDYYYLEALMRLERGVSGYWYER
- a CDS encoding response regulator transcription factor encodes the protein MIYRMMLVDDDVPMLSYLEQLLPWDELGLRITSSACSSIQALRLFKEMDPQLVITDIGLPQMDGVELAMEMKKINPDVRIIFLTCHEDFSYARKAVQISADDYLIKDELTSVKLKESVLKAVSHLDEMTSRLEQLSDRIEIQRHKNLLKQSFMKQVLSGDDSDSVKKLGLRIGVVWKKSDFLMAHGMFDYASFAARYSFKDLPPIRFALYNIAENLALAIDGMSVFQDEDGTILLIYNYEKNLAVNACERFGRYIDQVHRAVQQYIKVRIRVVVSNPFQGVKSIGSIHSRLKQYDSDLYYDSVSSAVMQDWKPAEWLRTPHMTTGVRASFLAAAREGNPKLLLDLFDKSLAEMKESRVSPSRGRSECSQMIRMIEFELGYQGESESFHYYFLHAGRIEESLELIHMRIEHVMGPTADSVMMFSKTPRLKVIEDYVIEHISENITAVTMASHLFLNPNYFSRYFKKLTGMNFTDYVHSLKMDMAAQMIKNDAGKIEVISMKLGYSDRTYFSKVFKKYNGVTPSEYRH